A stretch of the Bacillus sp. B-jedd genome encodes the following:
- a CDS encoding FMN-binding glutamate synthase family protein yields MTDMKKVLPAILKGTAVLGAAAAAAYFYRKDDTQKQHSILRNFPLVGRIRYMAEQVGPELRQYLFQNNLEGTPFPRKEFEDVVKAGKYKERLIGFGSERDFSKSGYYIRNSMFPKQREDLRIDNSKKINTMVYKVDEEGLITRREHREEKQVDPYYLHDEDAIVIGATNCRKPFKVKGLVGQSAMSYGALGKNAITALSKGLALAGGTWMNTGEGGLSDYHLAGSPDIIMQIGPGLFGVRTPAGEFSWEAFKQKSELEQIKAFELKLAQGAKIRGGHLEGAKVTEEIARIRLVEPGKTINSPNRFYEFGNYHEMFDFIERLRDVGGKPVGIKIVVGDLDSLEEMASIMRDTGMGPDFITVDGGEGGTGATYQELADSVGLPIQSALPVVDEMLKKYEVRDRVKLIASGKLVTPDKIAIALAMGADLVNIARGFMLSVGCIMAGRCHTNTCPAGVATTDPKLQDGLVIEEKMYRVANYVISLREGLFNLAAASGIDTPVKFERKHIVYKDEWGRVSSVGDIILTPERVDEIRTKERAAN; encoded by the coding sequence ATGACAGACATGAAAAAGGTTCTTCCCGCAATTTTGAAAGGGACCGCGGTCCTTGGTGCTGCCGCGGCTGCCGCGTATTTTTACCGGAAAGATGATACACAGAAGCAGCATTCGATCCTTAGGAATTTTCCGCTTGTCGGAAGGATCCGCTACATGGCCGAGCAGGTCGGTCCCGAGCTTAGGCAATACCTGTTCCAGAATAACCTTGAAGGCACACCGTTTCCGAGGAAGGAATTCGAGGACGTCGTCAAGGCAGGCAAATACAAGGAGCGGCTGATCGGCTTTGGCTCGGAGCGCGATTTTTCGAAAAGCGGTTATTATATCCGCAACAGTATGTTCCCGAAGCAACGCGAAGATTTGCGCATTGATAACAGCAAAAAAATCAATACTATGGTCTATAAAGTTGATGAGGAAGGCCTGATTACAAGAAGGGAGCACCGAGAGGAAAAGCAGGTCGATCCGTATTACCTGCATGATGAAGATGCGATTGTGATTGGCGCCACCAACTGCCGGAAACCGTTCAAGGTGAAGGGGCTTGTCGGCCAGTCGGCGATGAGTTACGGCGCGCTCGGCAAAAATGCGATCACCGCGCTATCCAAAGGGCTCGCGCTTGCCGGTGGGACATGGATGAATACCGGGGAAGGCGGGCTTTCCGACTACCATCTGGCAGGGAGCCCTGATATCATCATGCAAATCGGGCCGGGGCTGTTTGGCGTCCGGACGCCGGCCGGGGAGTTTTCCTGGGAAGCATTCAAACAAAAAAGCGAACTGGAGCAAATCAAGGCGTTCGAGCTGAAACTTGCCCAGGGCGCGAAAATCCGCGGCGGCCATCTTGAGGGAGCAAAAGTGACCGAGGAAATCGCACGCATCCGTCTTGTGGAGCCTGGCAAAACTATTAACAGCCCGAACCGGTTTTATGAATTCGGCAATTACCATGAAATGTTCGATTTCATCGAGAGGCTGAGGGATGTCGGCGGGAAGCCGGTCGGGATCAAGATTGTCGTCGGTGACCTTGATTCACTTGAAGAGATGGCATCGATAATGAGGGATACCGGGATGGGCCCGGATTTCATCACCGTTGATGGCGGGGAAGGCGGTACAGGCGCCACGTACCAGGAGCTCGCCGATTCAGTCGGGCTGCCAATTCAATCGGCGCTGCCGGTCGTCGATGAAATGCTGAAGAAGTATGAGGTGCGCGATCGGGTGAAACTGATTGCATCCGGCAAGCTCGTCACACCGGACAAAATCGCGATTGCACTGGCCATGGGCGCGGATCTCGTTAACATCGCACGCGGCTTTATGCTGAGCGTCGGCTGCATCATGGCGGGGCGTTGCCATACAAATACCTGCCCGGCGGGAGTGGCGACAACCGACCCGAAGCTGCAGGACGGACTCGTCATTGAAGAAAAAATGTACCGCGTCGCCAACTATGTCATCTCGTTGCGCGAAGGCCTCTTCAACCTGGCAGCCGCTTCCGGCATCGACACCCCAGTGAAATTCGAGCGCAAGCACATCGTCTACAAAGACGAATGGGGCAGAGTCTCCTCCGTCGGAGATATTATTCTAACACCGGAAAGAGTTGACGAAATTAGGACCAAGGAACGAGCGGCGAATTGA
- a CDS encoding NupC/NupG family nucleoside CNT transporter: protein MTILLGIIGILALIGIAWLMSNDKKNINYRAVGIMLAVQLFIAWFMLNTSIGKKVLQKIVDVFNKILSFGNEGIAFVFGDLAGKNFFFVNVLMMIVFVSALLSILTYTRILPLAIKYIGGAVAKITGLPKIESFVAANSMVFGDTTAILSVKSQIHKLSPNRLFIVVTSSLVAVSCSILGAYMQMIPAEYVLVALPINVFSGLILSSMVAPVPKEEDEEIDIKEMIPEKSLFEAIGNGALIGGKTALIVGAMLITYIGLLAMINFVLQKIVGMTFQEIIGYVFAPIAYMMGIPASEIVRSGSVMGTKVAANEFVAMLDFMKIMPDMSHKTVGIVSAFLVSFANFSSVGIVLGTVQAISGEQASRLAKVGLKVLLVATMGSILTGTIVGLFL from the coding sequence ATGACAATCTTACTTGGGATTATTGGTATTCTTGCACTCATAGGTATTGCCTGGCTCATGTCAAACGATAAGAAAAACATCAATTACCGCGCGGTAGGGATCATGCTCGCTGTTCAGCTGTTCATCGCCTGGTTCATGCTCAACACTTCAATCGGAAAAAAAGTCCTGCAAAAAATCGTGGATGTCTTCAATAAAATCCTTTCTTTCGGGAACGAAGGGATTGCATTCGTATTCGGTGACCTCGCAGGAAAGAACTTTTTCTTTGTTAATGTATTAATGATGATTGTTTTCGTATCCGCACTTCTTTCCATTTTGACGTATACACGAATTTTACCATTGGCCATTAAATACATCGGCGGGGCGGTTGCCAAAATAACCGGCCTTCCGAAAATCGAATCGTTTGTCGCGGCTAACTCAATGGTTTTCGGTGACACTACCGCAATACTTTCGGTAAAATCGCAGATCCACAAGCTTTCACCAAACCGCCTTTTTATCGTCGTCACCTCATCCCTTGTGGCAGTATCGTGTTCGATATTAGGGGCTTATATGCAGATGATTCCTGCTGAGTATGTTCTGGTAGCTTTACCGATTAACGTCTTTTCTGGTTTGATTCTTTCGTCAATGGTTGCTCCAGTGCCGAAAGAGGAAGATGAAGAAATCGATATCAAAGAAATGATTCCTGAGAAATCACTATTTGAGGCAATCGGTAACGGCGCTTTAATCGGAGGGAAAACAGCTTTAATCGTCGGCGCGATGCTTATTACGTATATTGGCTTGCTGGCGATGATCAACTTTGTTTTGCAAAAAATAGTGGGTATGACCTTCCAGGAAATTATCGGATATGTTTTTGCCCCAATCGCTTATATGATGGGGATTCCAGCGTCCGAGATTGTCAGGTCGGGTTCCGTTATGGGAACAAAGGTAGCTGCCAATGAATTCGTAGCGATGCTTGATTTTATGAAAATCATGCCTGACATGTCCCATAAAACAGTCGGCATTGTCTCGGCATTCCTTGTTTCCTTTGCCAACTTCTCATCTGTCGGGATTGTCCTTGGGACTGTACAAGCTATCAGCGGCGAACAGGCAAGCCGATTAGCTAAAGTTGGTTTAAAGGTACTGCTAGTCGCAACAATGGGGTCAATCCTAACAGGTACGATTGTAGGTTTGTTCCTTTAA
- a CDS encoding DUF6054 family protein, which translates to MAKYEKTMIGQFESVVKRLENDISNSGVSMNLVDESNYSNGDTKIAVRVYDKFFMRNGNRASLSLTVVGSDNDIFISAIGAGGGQGIFLNFSLGAEDDMVSIVRNSVEQME; encoded by the coding sequence ATGGCCAAGTATGAAAAGACAATGATCGGTCAATTTGAGAGTGTGGTTAAACGTTTGGAAAACGATATTAGTAATAGTGGAGTGAGCATGAACTTAGTTGATGAAAGCAACTATAGTAATGGAGATACTAAAATTGCAGTTAGGGTTTATGATAAATTTTTCATGAGGAATGGAAACAGAGCCAGTTTGAGCCTTACCGTAGTAGGTTCTGACAATGATATTTTTATTTCAGCAATTGGTGCTGGCGGTGGACAGGGCATTTTTTTAAACTTTAGTCTTGGTGCTGAAGATGATATGGTGTCAATCGTGCGAAATAGTGTAGAACAAATGGAATAA
- a CDS encoding SMI1/KNR4 family protein — translation MWKAYLSSISQECQFKAPATETEILSVEKELQIDLPEKLAELYNETNGVYGNYGISLVWSTEQMIKENKFFWSLHENMGFIKPLDNFLFFSDAGNGDLFGYLIGNETIQNESIYVWNHENDSRRVIASSLEDFLKGWIGGEISV, via the coding sequence ATGTGGAAAGCTTATTTAAGCAGTATTTCACAAGAGTGTCAGTTTAAAGCACCCGCAACTGAAACGGAGATATTATCAGTTGAAAAGGAGTTACAAATTGATTTGCCTGAAAAATTGGCTGAATTATACAATGAAACAAATGGGGTATACGGTAACTACGGAATTTCCTTAGTTTGGTCAACAGAACAGATGATAAAAGAAAATAAGTTCTTTTGGTCCTTGCACGAAAATATGGGGTTCATAAAGCCTTTAGACAATTTTTTGTTTTTCTCTGATGCAGGTAATGGTGACTTGTTTGGATATTTAATAGGTAACGAAACTATTCAGAATGAGAGTATTTATGTATGGAATCATGAAAATGATAGTCGAAGGGTAATTGCGTCTTCATTGGAAGATTTCCTTAAAGGGTGGATTGGCGGGGAAATTTCTGTCTGA